TCTTGATTTCCCACACTCTACACCCCACACCCCACACCCAAAAGCCAGTTATATAAGGGGTTTACGCTTAACTTAGTGCCATTCTGCTAATAGACAATGATTCAGGGCAAATGCTCTAAAGTATCAGAATTCAGAATCCCTCCTGCAATACTTATCTTCGTGCTGAGAGGTTTTTATGCTGTTTCAGAAAGATTCAATTTCAGCACTTAAATTTATAGGACTTACGCAAAAAGTTTCTGCAACTATTGTACAAATGCGGTTAATCGCTTCTCTACTCCTGACGGACATTAGGGCAAACGGCAAGCTACTTTTTGTCTACCTTTTTTGATTATTTTGCGTAAGTCCTGATTTAAATACTTCGATTTGCCTTGGATATCTTCATTGGGATACAAAATCTCTGGCAACTTTCAGACAAGATAGACGAAAGACTTGCTTCGCTTGTTGTTCAATTAACCTTGATCTTTTCTTCGAGCATTTGATATGTAACCTGCTTGACGTTCCATACTAAACGTAACTTCGCAAATATGTAAATAAACCAGCCAGCTACATCAATCTGCCACCACTTAAAACCGAGAAATGCTGAATTAGGAAAAGCATGGTGATTGTTTTGCCATGACGCGCCAAAAGTGGGGATAGCAACCCAAATATTGTTAGCACTCAAATCACCAGTATTAAAGGGACGAGTTCCATATCTATGAGCAAATGAGCCATTACTCCAAGTAGAATGATGTACTAAAAACATCCTGACTAGTCCACCCCACAGAAAACCATTAAGTAGTCCAATCCAACTCCTTTCTACAATGCCTTCTATAACGGCAGGGATAATCAGACCTAGAACAACTATAGGTATATAGAGCTGATTAATCTTATAAAGGACTTGATTCTGGTTGATATCTTTGGCAAAAAGTGTACAGTTCGTTAGCTTGTCAGTTATCATCCAACCTACATGAGCGTGCCATAATCCAGTCAACAAATTTAGTGGTTCTTCTTCTACACTAACTTTACGTATATATGGTGAATGAGGATCATTGGCTGTATCACTATGTATGTGATGCCGTCTATGAGTAGCTACCCAATAAAGGACACTTCCTTCAGCAGCCATAGAACCCAAGATTGCAAACATAGCCTGTATGAATGGATGGGTATCAAAAGCTTTGTGCGCTAGGTTCCGGTGAAAGCCGAATTCAATTCCAAGATTGGTGAGGATATAGAAACTTACCAATAATGCGATCGCTACTGGACTAAAGCCGTAGACGAAAGCTACTCCTATAGCAACTAACGTGCCAAGGAAAGGAACCCAGATAGTTGCTAAAGCAATACGACGTTGTACAGCTCGTATAGAATCATTCCCGATTGTTACAGGAGGTCTACGGATTGTTTTGACGCTAGGGGTTTGGATTGTATTATCCGAAGTTTGGCTAGGTTGTGAATTTTGTGTTTCCATTGTTTACATCCTTATGATCTGAACTTGTATTGAGTTTGAAGGCATGGTGAAAAGTCCAGCTATAAAGCTTTTTTAGCCTCTATCATTTCTCCAGTCGGAGCCTTAACATCCCATACCAAGCCTGTTAATTGGAGTATACGAATCACCCAAGTTCCCAAGTCAATTTCCCACCATTTCAGCCCAAAAATTGCAGAGTTTGGGAACGCATGATGGTTATTGTGCCAAGCTTCACCGAAGGTAGGTAAAGCTAACCAAATGTTATTTTGACTATGCTCAGAGGTATGAAAAGAACGACTACCGTATAAATGGGTAATGGAATTAACGCTGCTCGTAGAGTGGTATGTAAAAAATAAGCGAACTAAACCACCCCAAAGGAATCCTGTAAAGGCTCCCATCCAAGTACCTGTTAAAACTCCTCCTAAGATGGCAGGAATGACTAAACCTAGCAAGATCCACAGGTAATATAGTTGATTAACTTTTGAGATTACAGAATCCCGAAGTAAGTCTTTAGCAAACAAAAAAGTGTTTGTAATCTCGTGACTATACATCCAACCTATGTGAGCGTGCCACAGTCCTGATAAACCGCTAAGGCTTTTATCCTCATTAAAATGAGGTGAATGAGGGTCTCCAGGTAAATCACTGTATTGGTGGTGGCGTCGATGATTGCTCACCCAATAAATCAATGGCCCTTGGCAAGCCATAGAACCAAGAATCGCAAGTATGACTCGGATAGGAGTATTGGTTTGGAAGGCACAGTGTGCAAAAAGCCGATGAAAACCAACAGTAATACTACCCATTGTTAAGGCATACATCCCAGCAAATAGACCTAATTCTACTAGTCCAATACCTGAATGCAAAGCTAAGGCGATCGCAACTGTTAAACCCACCAGAGGAATCCAAAAAATAGCCAATGCATGAAGCCTCTGCGTAGTCTTCAGACTATCACCCTTGATTGTTATTTGTTGCTTCTTCTTAAGAAAACCTGTAATAGGAACAGAATTTGCTGTGCTATCTAACTGTATTGACATGAGTTTCTCCTGGTTGCTTTTGGCTAACATATCTCTGATATTGTGCTGCTTGGAACAACAGAGTTAGCTAGAAACTACACTGGCATTTTGGTTAACTAATTTTCTAGAAAATCTAGAGTTTTCATTACTTTTTGCTAATGAATCTAGTGTTCCATCTAAAAAGTTGGCTCGACAAGCATAACGTTGAATTTTTCCACTAGAAGTTTTAGGAATACTCCCAGGCTTGACCAATACGACGGCATAAACTTGTAATTCGTACTCCAGTGCTACCTCTTGACGAATATCACCAACGACTTGTTCGATATCCAAACTCTGTAGATAACGCCGTTCCACTTCGTGAACAATTACCAGTCGTTCTTGGTTGCTGACCTCTACTGTAAAAGCTGCTCCCCCGTTAGGCTTCAGACTTGGATGGCTCCTCTCTACTGTCAGTTCAATATCTTGAGGATAATAATTACGTCCCCGAATAATAATCACATCCTTGAGTCGCCCTGTGATAAATAGTTTGCCATCTTGTAAGAATCCCAAATCTCCTGTGCGTAAAAATGGGCCTTCATTGGTATCTGATGTATAGGCATGAAAAGTTTTTTTCGTCTCTTCAACTCTCCCCCAATAACCTTGGGCAACACTTGGACTTGATATCCAAATCTCTCCTACACGGTTATCAGGACATTTAGTTAATGATTCAGGGTCAACAATCATGATTTTCTGGTCTAACCATCCTTGACCAGAAGATACAAATTTCCTCACATCCTCTTGCTGTCCAGCAGTTATTACTATTTGATTTTGCTCAAGAGCTGCTTTATTTATCTGATATATCTCAGGGGGATTTGTCTTTAATTCTCCAGAAATGAATAAAGTTGACTCAGCCATTCCGTAGCAAGGGTAAAATGCCTCTCGTCGGAAACCACAGGGTGCAAAAGTTGTCGCAAACTGCTCTATTGTCTCAGCACGAATAGGTTCTGAGCCATTGAAAGCCACTTCCCAACTGCTCAGGTCGAGTGTCTGTCGCTGTTCAGGAGTGATCTTGCGAACGCATAGATCATAAGCAAAATTGGGGCCACCGCTGGTGGTAGCTTTATATTTGGAAATAGCCTGTAGCCAGCGAAAA
This region of Nostoc sp. UHCC 0302 genomic DNA includes:
- a CDS encoding acyl-CoA desaturase; this translates as METQNSQPSQTSDNTIQTPSVKTIRRPPVTIGNDSIRAVQRRIALATIWVPFLGTLVAIGVAFVYGFSPVAIALLVSFYILTNLGIEFGFHRNLAHKAFDTHPFIQAMFAILGSMAAEGSVLYWVATHRRHHIHSDTANDPHSPYIRKVSVEEEPLNLLTGLWHAHVGWMITDKLTNCTLFAKDINQNQVLYKINQLYIPIVVLGLIIPAVIEGIVERSWIGLLNGFLWGGLVRMFLVHHSTWSNGSFAHRYGTRPFNTGDLSANNIWVAIPTFGASWQNNHHAFPNSAFLGFKWWQIDVAGWFIYIFAKLRLVWNVKQVTYQMLEEKIKVN
- a CDS encoding acyl-CoA desaturase, translated to MSIQLDSTANSVPITGFLKKKQQITIKGDSLKTTQRLHALAIFWIPLVGLTVAIALALHSGIGLVELGLFAGMYALTMGSITVGFHRLFAHCAFQTNTPIRVILAILGSMACQGPLIYWVSNHRRHHQYSDLPGDPHSPHFNEDKSLSGLSGLWHAHIGWMYSHEITNTFLFAKDLLRDSVISKVNQLYYLWILLGLVIPAILGGVLTGTWMGAFTGFLWGGLVRLFFTYHSTSSVNSITHLYGSRSFHTSEHSQNNIWLALPTFGEAWHNNHHAFPNSAIFGLKWWEIDLGTWVIRILQLTGLVWDVKAPTGEMIEAKKAL
- a CDS encoding fatty acyl-AMP ligase, coding for MNNLLEKLPFELSTLVDILRWRALHQPEQKVYIFLNNGEVEESYLTYADLDRQARAIASWLQSLGMTGERALLLYSPSLEYIAGFFGCLYAGVIAVPAYPPQFHRPMPRLQAILANAQATLVLTTKQILTNVEEHLFPHSPELKALRWLATDSIPSNLEKQWQEPILNSDTLAFLQYTSGSTGTPKGVMITHGNLLHNEQIIQQAMQHTDKTIFVGWLPLFHDMGLIGNILQPLYLGIPCFLMPPVAFIQRPFRWLQAISKYKATTSGGPNFAYDLCVRKITPEQRQTLDLSSWEVAFNGSEPIRAETIEQFATTFAPCGFRREAFYPCYGMAESTLFISGELKTNPPEIYQINKAALEQNQIVITAGQQEDVRKFVSSGQGWLDQKIMIVDPESLTKCPDNRVGEIWISSPSVAQGYWGRVEETKKTFHAYTSDTNEGPFLRTGDLGFLQDGKLFITGRLKDVIIIRGRNYYPQDIELTVERSHPSLKPNGGAAFTVEVSNQERLVIVHEVERRYLQSLDIEQVVGDIRQEVALEYELQVYAVVLVKPGSIPKTSSGKIQRYACRANFLDGTLDSLAKSNENSRFSRKLVNQNASVVSS